The Sphingomonas sp. LY54 genome includes a region encoding these proteins:
- a CDS encoding RNA-binding S4 domain-containing protein has translation MAETIRLDRFLWFARIVKTRGLAQQLAEGGRLRLSGRVVDRAHAAVRVGDVLSLAVRGQVRVLRVEKLPLRRGPPAEAALLYSEVSSVPRDQPLTSEGGGD, from the coding sequence GTGGCTGAGACGATCCGGCTCGACCGCTTCCTGTGGTTCGCGCGGATCGTGAAGACGCGCGGGCTGGCGCAGCAGCTGGCCGAAGGCGGCCGGCTCCGCCTCTCTGGCCGGGTCGTCGATCGCGCCCACGCCGCGGTCCGGGTCGGTGACGTGCTGAGTTTGGCCGTCCGCGGCCAGGTACGGGTGCTGCGCGTCGAGAAACTGCCGCTCCGCCGCGGCCCGCCGGCCGAGGCTGCCCTTCTCTACAGCGAAGTTTCGTCCGTCCCGCGCGACCAGCCGTTGACGAGCGAAGGCGGCGGGGACTAG